One genomic window of Tatumella citrea includes the following:
- a CDS encoding HofO family protein: MNDLCLSLLFRPPRQQWMVFSFLSAVTILIAYFMAILPEWQRYQHSEQQYLQQRIALTRQREQFVQLAAPEEQRALCQSASEVQRVTPGDTLEQLLAASQRKVKRWRNGIRPVELQLELQWPDVSEFFRQMAQLNPPLLPGRFSLEYQSESEGGLQMAMWLNRHE, encoded by the coding sequence ATGAATGATCTCTGTTTATCTCTGTTATTCCGACCACCCCGCCAGCAGTGGATGGTTTTCAGTTTCCTGTCCGCCGTTACGATTCTGATTGCATATTTTATGGCGATTTTGCCTGAGTGGCAGCGCTATCAGCACAGTGAACAACAATACCTGCAGCAACGTATTGCCCTGACCAGGCAGCGGGAGCAGTTTGTTCAGTTGGCTGCTCCTGAAGAGCAACGCGCTTTATGTCAGTCTGCCAGTGAGGTCCAACGGGTTACGCCAGGAGATACTCTGGAACAATTACTTGCGGCCAGCCAGAGGAAAGTAAAACGTTGGCGTAATGGTATTCGGCCGGTTGAATTGCAACTGGAACTTCAGTGGCCTGATGTTTCTGAGTTTTTCCGGCAGATGGCACAGCTCAATCCGCCTTTGTTACCTGGCCGTTTCTCCCTTGAATACCAGTCAGAGTCAGAGGGAGGGTTACAGATGGCGATGTGGCTTAACCGCCATGAATAA